A region from the Candidatus Binatia bacterium genome encodes:
- a CDS encoding DUF3106 domain-containing protein, translating to MKRLLVLYSLLLGLLMPMGSWAQERPLGRMSPSEKAELERNLQRWRNLSPEKQERLRKEWDYWRSLPQDRRETLKRRFEEFRELPPDERQQWRNKFQERRQFLPEDKRTLRERLREKDKRQRPRDNRDRY from the coding sequence GTGAAACGACTCCTCGTTCTTTATAGCTTGCTGCTCGGCTTGCTCATGCCTATGGGTAGTTGGGCACAGGAGCGGCCGTTGGGCCGCATGAGCCCTAGCGAGAAGGCCGAGCTCGAGCGTAATCTACAACGCTGGCGCAATCTTTCGCCCGAAAAGCAGGAGCGCTTGCGCAAAGAATGGGATTATTGGCGTAGTCTGCCACAAGATCGGCGGGAGACGCTCAAACGGCGCTTCGAAGAGTTTCGTGAGCTGCCCCCGGACGAGCGCCAGCAATGGCGCAATAAGTTTCAGGAACGGCGCCAATTTTTACCCGAAGACAAGCGCACTCTGCGCGAGCGTTTGAGAGAAAAGGATAAAAGACAGCGGCCCCGGGACAATCGGGATAGGTATTAG
- a CDS encoding zf-HC2 domain-containing protein — protein MAERKELPPGACKDFEPDLVLYYYQDCAGAERQRVELHLESCARCRTFLEGLRSFLPATVEADEPAPAFWQSYSREMRAKLAAEDEKAGWRQALSFLFRPWPVPAMATALILVLALTFTKGWLPTGQNAKEPELAEMAENVDFLNSMDFLDSMALLEAVEGQETQSGETTPRSL, from the coding sequence ATGGCTGAGAGAAAAGAATTACCGCCGGGGGCATGTAAAGATTTCGAGCCGGACCTGGTGCTCTATTATTACCAAGACTGCGCCGGAGCCGAGCGGCAACGAGTGGAATTGCATCTCGAAAGCTGCGCCCGATGCCGAACCTTCTTAGAAGGGTTGAGAAGCTTTCTGCCTGCGACTGTCGAGGCAGACGAGCCTGCGCCGGCCTTCTGGCAGAGCTACAGTAGAGAGATGCGGGCAAAGCTCGCGGCGGAAGATGAAAAAGCCGGGTGGCGACAGGCGCTTTCATTCCTCTTCCGCCCCTGGCCGGTGCCGGCCATGGCGACAGCTCTGATCCTGGTGCTCGCCCTGACTTTTACCAAGGGATGGCTGCCAACGGGTCAAAATGCGAAGGAACCGGAGCTGGCTGAGATGGCGGAAAATGTGGATTTTTTGAACTCGATGGACTTCCTCGATTCGATGGCGCTCCTCGAAGCCGTCGAAGGACAAGAGACGCAAAGCGGTGAAACGACTCCTCGTTCTTTATAG
- a CDS encoding sigma-70 family RNA polymerase sigma factor encodes MLSTRPEEFGDDELVISAQQGEREAFEVLVERYKQKAYRIAFDFTRDREEAKDLSQDAFLQAFSHLKGFDRRSSFYTWFYRILVNLCLDSRRRKGRVSWESLDEKTEKGSGLEKIANPGPSPDQEAMRGELSRRIGEALNTLPPKQRTVFLLKNHQGLSISEIAAIMKSAEGTIKAHLHRAVMSLRERLTELA; translated from the coding sequence ATGCTAAGCACGCGCCCTGAAGAGTTCGGCGACGACGAGTTGGTAATTTCGGCCCAGCAGGGCGAGCGGGAGGCGTTCGAGGTGTTGGTGGAACGCTATAAACAAAAAGCTTACCGGATCGCGTTCGACTTCACCCGAGATCGCGAAGAGGCCAAGGACCTTTCGCAAGACGCGTTTCTTCAGGCCTTCAGCCACTTGAAAGGCTTCGACCGGCGATCGAGTTTTTATACTTGGTTTTACCGTATTCTGGTTAATCTGTGCCTTGACTCCCGGCGCCGTAAAGGGCGAGTATCTTGGGAGTCCCTGGACGAGAAAACAGAAAAAGGGAGTGGACTTGAGAAAATTGCCAATCCGGGTCCGTCTCCCGACCAAGAAGCAATGAGGGGGGAACTTTCGCGCCGGATTGGAGAAGCGCTCAATACACTTCCGCCTAAACAACGTACCGTTTTTTTGCTGAAGAACCACCAGGGGCTTTCGATCAGCGAGATCGCCGCCATTATGAAGTCGGCCGAAGGGACCATCAAAGCTCATCTCCATCGCGCGGTGATGTCGTTGAGAGAGAGATTAACTGAGCTCGCGTAA
- the zapB gene encoding cell division protein ZapB → MELNNLEELEAKINRLLEKHERIKREKESAEKKLQQRETEWHQLRGQIRQYERDRSEMRERLEKILGHLEQLDLP, encoded by the coding sequence ATGGAACTCAATAATCTGGAAGAGCTTGAGGCGAAAATCAATCGATTGCTTGAAAAGCATGAAAGAATAAAGCGGGAAAAGGAGTCGGCCGAGAAGAAGTTGCAGCAAAGGGAGACCGAATGGCACCAGTTGAGGGGGCAGATTCGGCAATACGAGCGCGACCGCAGCGAGATGCGCGAGCGCCTGGAAAAGATTCTGGGCCATTTGGAACAACTGGATCTCCCTTGA
- a CDS encoding cell division protein ZapA: protein MKKAIEVEIMGERVTLRTDEDEDHVRNVAGYVDRKMQEIIKGTRPTAKSSIAMLAALNIADEYQRLKDHHAEISQRVTLLLKRLTTNLTEEG, encoded by the coding sequence ATGAAGAAGGCGATTGAAGTGGAGATCATGGGCGAGCGGGTGACACTGCGCACCGACGAAGATGAGGATCATGTTCGCAATGTTGCGGGGTATGTCGACCGAAAAATGCAAGAAATCATCAAAGGCACGCGGCCGACGGCGAAGTCCAGCATCGCCATGCTGGCCGCGCTCAACATTGCGGACGAATATCAGCGGCTTAAAGATCATCATGCCGAGATTTCACAGCGGGTCACCTTATTATTAAAAAGACTTACGACGAATTTAACTGAGGAGGGCTAA
- a CDS encoding 5-formyltetrahydrofolate cyclo-ligase encodes MGDTKGILRAQAVHLRERLSVSEITSKSRLIQQRVLRFPPYHRSRAVALYSPSGNEVATEDIREHALKAGKKLFYPKLESGNDLHLVRFEESKKMKPGRYGILEPTGVERLAKKDEEGLIVFVPGLAFDMHGNRLGRGKGWYDRALATLGEQARFIALAYEFQIVDEIPTDSWDRKVHHIITERRVIDCGDLPSDSGMGFVIR; translated from the coding sequence ATGGGGGACACAAAAGGAATACTACGGGCACAGGCTGTTCATTTAAGAGAGCGGCTATCCGTTTCTGAGATCACTTCCAAGAGCCGGCTGATCCAACAGAGAGTCCTGCGGTTCCCTCCTTACCATCGGTCCCGAGCGGTGGCTTTGTATAGCCCGAGCGGCAATGAGGTCGCCACCGAGGACATCCGCGAGCACGCTCTAAAGGCGGGGAAAAAATTATTTTATCCCAAACTTGAGAGCGGGAACGACCTGCATCTGGTGCGGTTCGAAGAGTCGAAAAAAATGAAGCCGGGCCGGTATGGAATTCTCGAGCCGACAGGGGTGGAGAGGTTGGCTAAAAAAGATGAGGAGGGATTGATTGTTTTTGTTCCCGGTCTCGCGTTCGATATGCATGGGAATCGTCTGGGCAGAGGCAAGGGCTGGTACGACCGGGCGCTTGCGACGCTTGGGGAGCAGGCGAGGTTTATTGCGCTGGCATACGAGTTTCAGATCGTGGACGAGATTCCGACAGACAGTTGGGATCGCAAGGTTCATCACATCATTACCGAGAGGAGGGTTATCGACTGCGGTGATTTGCCATCCGATTCAGGGATGGGTTTCGTAATAAGGTGA